From Papaver somniferum cultivar HN1 unplaced genomic scaffold, ASM357369v1 unplaced-scaffold_89, whole genome shotgun sequence, a single genomic window includes:
- the LOC113346049 gene encoding uncharacterized protein LOC113346049, with protein sequence MGKVLGTPIVVDQRTLNLEYGNFASVLVDVDFAKHIPSRIKITAGGRTFWQYLEIPRAPKFCMKCCIIGHNDDECRRQTKGDDNSSKADTTAKGDSSKGWQTARNRRQRKGKNAENFPGGDNASKDAEHDASKNAEHDGVLAVLPGEVEENAIGVEETNQLENELASSEAVFHAASVALEKAKQALAEKGVLASRLPVGEIGTSAKSVGSGELARSNHSITDKTNASSSSTPFETSGRKGCDVVVDNIENLSRYKAINENACVLSPNKFNVLSAELGLDSVQQSNEQREESSDEEITPEKASSGVRGSKWSDIPVEQPKKSRKPVRIRISNDQKSTSQQSTNKESKSDSETEINDLGIRVRKGFSPVILKRNSDRIPYASNNSKNIVS encoded by the coding sequence atggggAAGGTATTAGGCACTCCCATTGTAGTTGATCAGAGAACTCTTAATCTAGAGTATGGTAACTTTGCCTCAGTTTTGGTGGATGTGGATTTTGCGAAGCACATTCCTAGTAGAATCAAGATTACAGCTGGGGGACGTACTTTCTGGCAATATTTGGAGATTCCACGGGCTCcaaaattctgtatgaagtgctgcattaTTGGGCACAATGATGATGAGTGCAGGAGGCAAACTAAGGGTGATGATAACTCTTCAAAGGCTGATACTACAGCAAAGGGAGATTCTTCCAAAGGCTGGCAAACTGCTAGGAATAGGAGGCAGCGTAAAGGAAAGAATGCTGAGAACTTTCCTGGTGGTGATAATGCTTCAAAAGATGCGGAGCATGATGCTTCAAAAAATGCGGAACATGATGGTGTTCTTGCTGTGTTACCAGGTGAAGTAGAGGAGAATGCTATTGGTGTGGAGGAAACCAATCAGCTTGAGAATGAGCTAGCTTCTTCTGAAGCTGTTTTTCATGCAGCGTCTGTAGCTTTAGAGAAAGCAAAGCAGGCGTTAGCTGAGAAAGGAGTATTAGCTAGTAGGTTACCAGTGGGTGAAATTGGAACCTCAGCTAAGTCAGTAGGGAGTGGTGAATTGGCTAGAAGTAATCACTCTATCACTGATAAGACTAATGCTAGCTCTTCTTCTACTCCTTTTGAAACTTCAGGAAGGAAGGGATGTGATGTTGTGGTGGACAATATTGAGAATTTGTCTCGCTACAAAGCTATTAATGAGAATGCTTGTGTGCTTTCTCCTAATAAATTCAATGTTTTGTCTGCTGAGTTGGGGTTGGATTCTGTGCAGCAATCCAATGAGCAAAGGGAggagagttcggatgaagaaatcACTCCAGAGAAGGCTTCGTCAGGTGTTAGGGGGTCTAAATGGTCTGACATACCCGTGGAGCAGCCAAAGAAATCTAGGAAacctgttaggattcggatttctAATGATCAGAAAAGTACTTCTCAACAAAGTACAAATAAGGAGTCCAAGTCTGATTCGGAAACTGAGATCAATGATTTGGGAATTCGAGTTAGAAAGGGATTCTCCCCAGTTATACTTAAACGGAATTCTGATAGGATTCCTTATGCTAGTAATAATTCAAAGAATATAGTTTCCTGA